The proteins below come from a single Melitaea cinxia chromosome 9, ilMelCinx1.1, whole genome shotgun sequence genomic window:
- the LOC123656379 gene encoding uncharacterized protein LOC123656379 produces MSRSARKLLRVTKILLAGVTIFCVSWIACVNEWHSGIRWKDRRIPQETFSTMRTIVAYSESKQAELDKPSPVACSRLPAFPKIPYINRTWSPGVQDSSWQDVEGTSVSLYSAYYDERTPQRYIRILATFHGRNISSEKLLFCQTRSMNKNEYSVEVVAAKPLEIWWNGWDRSSSHVQTPLLLSCPLTEPLSGPSVISIVTEPCADPSNGFYIKKLRPYNRYKRTFTICVKDLTFQKDISLNLIEWIETNKLLGADMIDMYIDDISQEDENVLLHYRSQGFIRLFQVPIKYKSNRSLWQRRRDHILTYNDCLYRNIIESKYIVPLDVDEVLLPKIAYTWHGLLKRLEFRGWDSNQYSAILVQNVFFFSFMQGIYDYKTSNHTNKSKIYIKRDDVRIETEKNLVLQEIEIVTDTSSNMYNLNYEYDYSQYKSDCDKDVPIPKLASHIVSSAVISPTGHYSKSFMLTKRVLTAFNHYPLASLGAAGISGWSAPFNEVQLNHYKESCNATVVTECEMYARKARFNRSALRLRRPLMKAMSLAICSRLNNV; encoded by the exons atgtCGCGTTCCGCACGTAAATTACTCCGAgtgacaaaaattttattagcCGGTGTGACTATATTCTGTGTTAGCTGGATAGCATGTGTTAACGAATGGCACTCAGGAATACGCTGGAAAGATCGCCGAATACCACAGGAGACCTTCTCGACGATGCGCACCATCGTTGCATACTCAGAAAGCAAGCAAGCTGAACTTGACAAACCTTCCCCGGTGGCTTGTAGCAGGCTACCAGCTTTTCCAAAAATACCGTATATT AACAGGACGTGGTCTCCTGGTGTCCAAGATTCGTCATGGCAGGATGTGGAAGGAACATCAGTCTCACTCTACTCCGCCTACTATGACGAGAGAACGCCACAACGCTACATTCGTATTCTAGCTACCTTTCATG GTCGCAACATATCTTCCGAAAAGCTATTATTTTGTCAAACACGATCCATGAACAAAAATGAATATTCAGTTGAAGTCGTTGCAGCCAAACCGTTAGAAATTTGGTGGAATGGATGGGATAGATCGTCGTCGCATGTACAAACACCGCTTTTGCTTTCATGTCCTTTGACAGAACCTCTCAGTGGACCTTCTGTGATATCCATCGTTACTGAACCGTGTGCCGATCCTTCTAAtggattttatattaaaaaattgcgtCCGTATAATAGATATAAAAGGACCTTCACAATATGTGTTAAAGATCTAACTTTTCAAAAAGATATATCACTAAATTTGATCGAGTGGATTGAAACTAATAAATTGCTCGGTGCTGATATGATAGACATGTATATTGATGATATAAGTCAAGAGGATGAAAATGTTTTACTTCATTATCGTTCTCAAGGCTTTATCCGATTATTTCAAGTTCCTATAAAATATAAGAGTAATCGATCGTTGTGGCAAAGAAGAAGAGATCATATTCTTACATATAACGACTGCCTGTACAGAAATATTATAGAATCTAAATATATTGTCCCACTAGACGTTGATGAAGTATTGTTGCCGAAAATAGCTTATACTTGGCATGGGTTATTAAAGCGATTAGAATTTCGAGGTTGGGATTCTAACCAATACTCAGCGATTTTAGTTCAAAACGTTTTCTTCTTTAGTTTCATGCAAGGAATCTACGATTATAAGACAAGTAATCatacaaataaaagtaaaatttacataaaacgtGATGACGTACGGAtagaaactgaaaaaaatttagTCTTACAAGAAATAGAAATAGTAACAGATACGAgtagtaatatgtataatttaaactatGAGTACGATTACAGCCAATATAAATCTGATTGCGATAAGGACGTGCCTATACCTAAACTAGCAAGTCATATAGTTAGCTCAGCAGTTATAAGCCCTACAGGCCATTATAGTAAGAGTTTTATGCTTACAAAAAGGGTGCTGACAGCGTTTAATCATTATCCTTTAGCTAGTCTCGGAGCAGCAGGCATCTCTGGATGGTCAGCGCCTTTTAATGAAGTACAACTCAATCATTACAAG GAGTCTTGCAATGCAACGGTTGTAACAGAATGCGAAATGTATGCCAGGAAAGCGCGTTTTAATCGCTCCGCGTTACGTCTACGAAGACCTTTAATGAAAGCTATGTCTCTGGCGATCTGTTCCAGATTAAACAATGTCTAA